From Chryseobacterium camelliae:
ATAAAAACGGAGGATGTTTCCGGAATGCCATCTTTATTAGCATCCCTGTATACCAATATCCTGTTGGCCGATTTACCGCCTACTTCCGCATTGCTCTTTCCGCTGATATCGTTTTTAACTTTTTCGGTAGCGGAACGCTCAGAATTGGAAAGCACTACGAAGACATCGCCATTGGGCGCCTGGATCATATTCCGGGGACTCTTGATATCTTCTGCAAAGCGGGTAACGGTGAATCCTTCAGGAGCTGTAGGAGCCTTTCCTGCCGGCCAGCCGATCACATTGCTGAACTTATTCTTAGCGCCTTTCTCATCCGGAGCCGGAAGTTTTAAGGTATCGGTCTGTGTAGCCACTTCACTTTTGGTTGTAACATCCTGCTTTTTCTGGTCTTTACAGCTTGCAAGAATTACAATAACAGAAGGTAGAATGTATTTTCTCATAGATGCATAATTTTGATTTATGGATAAAATACAGTATTATATTTTATTTCGTTATCTATGTTGCAAAAATCATTCCCTGTTTTGAGCAAAATAATGAAAAACAGAGAAGTAAAAAAGGGAATAAAGAAAGAATATGAAAAAGGAAAAAGATATAGCTAAGAAAGGATTGACCAATATAAAATAAAAATTCTCTTTCTAAGGCAACGTAAATTGATCCATTCACCATTCATTCTTTGATATATCATTCGATAACTGCATGTACGATACTTTTCCTGTTCCAGGTGTATGAAATATGGACTTTCCCGTCAGAAGCCTGGATAACGGAGGGGTAAGAATATTCATCGCCATCCTTGCCATTTTCCAGGACCAGGACATCTTTCCATTGTTTACCGTCTTTCGAAATGGCTGCGTTGAGCTTTGTACGTCCTTCCCACCAGTTTTTCCCGCTGATTTCAGGATTATATACCATAAGCAGCCAGTTATTCTTCAGACGGATGGCATCGGTGCCTGAATTAGGATTGGCAAGGTTCGTTTCTTCCCAAAGAGTCCACTGCTTTCCATGGTCATGGGAAAATGAAGTCATCACCTTGTTCTGTTGGCTCCGTGCCAGGAGCTGAAGCACACCGTTTTTGTGCTCAATGATGCTGGGCTGTATCACCTGTACATCTTTTTGCTGATAGTTAACTGGAATAACTTTCCAGGTCTTTCCACGGTCAGTACTCCATTCCAGGTGGACTTTCCAGTTTTTTTCCGTGAATTCCTTGCTGGAAGGTGAAACAAGATCTCCGTTCCGAAGCATCAGCGGACGGTTTTTTACAGGTCCTATAAGGCTTTTCAGTTCTTCAGGCTGTGACCAATTTTTACCGCCATCAGCGGAAGTTTTTAACCAGCAGCTCCATTCCCTCGGATTGGGACCTGCTTTATAAAACATAAATACCGAATCTGTTTTCGGAAGGGTATATAAAACCGGGTTCCATGCAGGGTAGTCAGTATTTCCGGATCCTTTTCCATCTGCAACGGCTTTGGGAACAGACCAGTTCTGATGATTCCATTCAGACAGCCATATTTTTACCGAACGGTCACCTTCATGTTCACCACCGAACCATGAACAAATAATATTACCGTTTTCTGTTTCAGTTAATGTGGACGCATGGCACTGCCGGAATCCTGCTGTGTTTTCCGTAAATATTTTTTCCCTGGATACCAGGACAGGCTGGTAATTTTTACAGGAAATCAACAAAATACATCCTAAAAATGAAATGAAAGTCCTCATCAGTTGGTTACAGTAATGTTTTGTTTCAGCGGCAGGTTTTTGGACGAATTTCCTACCATAATCCGATACGTCCCTTTCTCCACGGTCCAGTTCATCTTTTCATCAAGGAACTGAAGCTGCTGCACAGGAAGCTCTATCGTTACCTGTTTGGATTCTCCGGGTTGTAAATAGACTTTCTGAAAGCCCTTCAGCTCAATAACGGGTCTTGAAACCGAAGCCAGAAGGTCTTTAACATACAGCTGCACAACTTCGCTGCCGGCTTTTAGTCCCGTATTTTTTACCGTCACCTGCGCCTTTATGGTTTCAGCCGGAGAATAATCTGACCGGTTGAGTTTCAGGTCTGAGATCTCAAATGTTGTATAGCTTAGTCCGAAACCGAACGGATACAAGGGTTCTCCGCTCAGGTCATAGTAATCGTTTCCTCTACCGGTGGGATGATGGTTATAGCTTAGCGGGAGCTGGCCTTCTTCCACCGGAAAGGTCAGCGGAAGCTTACCAGAAGGATTTTCCGCTCCGAAAAGGACTTTGGCAACTGCATTTCCACCTTCTTCACCGGGATACCATACATCTAAAATAGCTCCTGCCTTATCTTTCCAGGAGGTTGTCTTAATGGCTGAACCTCCCACTAATATTACGGTTACCGGCTTATTCAGCTTGGAAACTTCACTGATGAATGCTTCCTGGTTGCCTGGCAGGCTCAGTGACGAACGATCCTGGAATTCCCCTTCATGAATGCCTGCCGCAATAATGATGTAATCTGCATTCTGAGCCATCCTCAGAGCATCATTGAAATCTTTCTGATAGTCTTTAAGTCCGTAATTCCAGACCAGTTCTATATTCGCTTCTCCTCGGTCTTCACGGAATTCAACCGTCAGATCATACTTTTGGCCTTTTACGAAATCAATTTCAACGGTTTTGATGGAATAGCTTAGCTTTTCCCATTGATCGATCATCAGCTTTCCGTTAAGGTACATCCTGAAACCGTCGTTTCCACGAAGACCTACAAGGTATTTACCGGTTGCCGGTGCTTCGAGCTGTCCTTTCCAGCGTACGCTGTATTGGTCAGGCTGAAGCTTTTCGGGATTTGGGGAATAGAGGGTCCATTTGAAATTCAGCTGCTGGTCCAGCCTCTCGAAAGCAGGACCACCGCTCAGATTCGTATCTGCAAAATAACTTCCTTTTAATCCTTTCAGGGTATTAACGGATAAGAATTCTGCCGGAACGGTAGTCAGGGTTTTGACATCCCAATCAATTCCTCTGGAATAATCGATTGTAATATTTTTGTTTGCCGTAAATTTTTTAATGCCGTTCAGGATGCTTGTTTTTCTGTTTCCGGGACCTGAATACCCGCCCAGCCTTGCATCTTCTGCATCGGCACCGACGATCAGGATGTGTTTGACCGTTTCCGGAACAGGAAGCGTATGATTGTTATTCTGCAGCAGGACAAAAGATTCCATCGCCGCTTTTTCAGCAACAGGCTTATGATCGAGTAATTTCAGCTGCCTGATCTCTTTATCGGATACATACGGATTTTCAAATAATCCGAGTTCGAATTTGGCTCTCAAAACCCGTGAAACGGCATCATCGATCCGTTGCTGACTGATCCTTCCGTCCAGAAACGGCGGAATGAAGAGTTTGTAATGCTGGTACTCCGCCTGGAAGATTACATCCAGTCCGGCATTCATCGCCTGTGCAGAGGCATCATCATAATCTTTGGCTGTAAAATGCAGGACATTAGCTCCTCCAACCGCACTGGCATCGCTGATCACAAATCCTTTAAAGTTCCATTCCTTTTTCAGTTTTTGTGTCAGCAGCCACTCATTTGCCGTGGAAGGCCTTCCGTCCAGGAGATTATATGCGGTCATCACCGAACGGCTTCCTCCTTTGCTGAAAGCCTGATGAAAAGGAACCAGATGGGTTTCTTCCAGGTACCTTTTACTCCAATGGATGGGGTAAGAATCCCCTTCCTCCCTCACCTACATTGGCTAAAAAATGCTTTGGAGTCGTAATGATCCCGGCCTGTTCAAAAGGAGTGACAAAACTTACTCCCATCACCGAAGTGAGAAACGGATCTTCTCCATAGGTCTCTTCAGTCCTTCCCCATCGGACGTCACTGGCTAAGTTCACCACCGGGGTCAGGATCTGGCGAATTCCCCTCAACCGGGATTCCTGAGCAATAGCTGAAGCCACTTCCTTCATCAATTCCGGATTAAAGGAGGCAGAAAGGGCGATCGCCTGCGGAAAAGCTGTGGCTCCTTCCCTGACCAGTCCGTGTAAAGCTTCATCAAAAGGAATAACAGGAATGCCCAGCCTTGATTTTTCTATAAAATATTTCTGAATCGCATTGATTTTGGCCGCCAGGCGTTCCGCATTCTCATCGGCATTGTATTTCAGCATCTGCCCGGCAGCACCGCCACCAATGTTGGCAGCACTTACCTGCAATCCGAAAATGCCGTGGCTATACTGGTCTTCAGGAACATGGTCCAGATCTCCGGGAATCATGAAACACTGCCAGAACTTCTCCTCCGGTGTCATCCGGCTCAACAGGTCTTTGACCCTGGTTTCCACCGGCTGCTTAGGATCTTTGTATAAAGGCTTCTGCCCCTGGGCCAATACGGTCTGAAAGAGGATCAAAACTCCTGTTACTTTAAAACGGAACCTCTTCATGATTCTGTCATTTGAATTACGGTTGAATAGGTAAATTTTGCATCTTTAGGAACCGTCACTTCCACTTGGTTTCCGGACTGTCTCCACCTGATTTTTGAGGAGGTTCCCAATATTTTCAGTTTTTTGGGCTTGTATAGCTCAGGAAGGGTAAAACTGATGGTTGAGGGAGCTTTATAATCCGACGATTCATCGATATGGAAGACATTCACTGTTTTGCCATCTTTGCTCCGCGTATAATACACCTGTCCATCATGGTATGGTGCAATGCTTCTGGTAGCGAATACGGCCGATTGGTTCACGTCCATCCATCCGGCAATTTCCTTCAGCCTTTCATATACCACCGGATCATAATCCCCGTTGGGACCGGGAGCAATATTCATCAGGTAATTCCCTCCCCTGGAGATGATTTTAATGAGGGTTTCAATGATTTTCTGCGAAGATTTATAACGGTCGTTCGGAACATAGGAAAAGGAATCGCCCATCGTGATGCAGCTTTCCCACGGAATAGAAAGGGCATGTTCCGGGACAGCCTGTTCGGGTGTCACATAGTTTTCCCATTTTCCTGGAACAGTCCGGTCTACGATGATGATTCCCGGCTGGTTCCTGCGTGCCATGGTTCCTATTTTATCCATATCAATGTCCTGCTCTACTTTGATGGTACGCTGCCATTCCACTTTAGGATCTATGGTATTGAAAGGTCGTACCCAGCCTCCGTCCAGCCACAGGATATCTATCTTCCCATATTTTGAAGTGATCTCATTCAGCTGATTGAACGTAAACTTTTTGAAGTTTTCCCAGCGTTCTGGATATTTTTTAGGGTCGTAATTCACGTTCCTGTCTTTAGGCGGGAAATACGGCCACCAGTAATCATCGGAATGCCAGTCGGGTTTAGAGAAGTAGGCCCCGATCTTAAATCCGTCCGCCCTGAATGTATTGAAGATTTCTTTGGTTACATCCGCTTTCGGGTTTTTGGAAAACAGGGTTTTCGGGGAAGTAATTTTGTAATCGGATTCCTCAGTATCAAACATCGCAAAGCCGTCATGATGCTTGGTGGTAAATACCACATACTTCATTCCTGCCTTTTTCGCTGCATCTGCCCATTTCTTCGGGTTAAACTGAACCGGATTAAAGGTGGCCTGGAGATGCTCATAATTCGCCACATATTCATTGTAGGTTGCTCCATGTTCCGGTTTGCGCTGCGTCCAAGACTCATCTTCGGGACAAAGGCTCCAGCTTTCAACGATCCCCCACTGACTGTAGGTTCCCCAATGCATGAACAGTCCGAACTTCAGGTCCTGCCACTGTTCCAGGTTCTGCACCACTAACGGATCATCCGGTTTCTGATACCCTTCAGACACGTTATGCGCCTGAGAAAAAAGGGCCGAAGAGCCCATCAACAAAGAAAAAAACAAGGCTGCCGTTTTGCACTTCCCGATCATACACAATACTTTCCGCTAAAGTAATCATCTTGCGATAATCTCACAACTGTAGGGATTGGAATGTGGTGGCGAGCTGGAATTGTTTAATCATTTTTCTTTCTTGAAGTTTTTAGGATTCGACTAATACATTGATATATTCTCAAACAAATCTATTTAATCAAATCCTTCAAAGCCATCTCCATATCCGGATAAGCAAAACTGAACCCACTCTGCAACAGCTTTTCAGGGTATACATTTCGGCTTTTCAGCAGAAGTTCCGTTTCAGTCTGTAAAAAGAAGGAAGCGATTTTCAGTTGCCATACTGCAGCATTTAGTCCGAAAGGTATTTTCATCCGATTTCTGAGTTTGTCCATCATTTCAGCATTCGTCAGGGGCAGCGGTGCAGTAACATTGATGGCGCCTGACATCTCCTCATGATCAATGATCCATTCCACCGCCCTACAGAAATCATCAATATGGATCCAGCTTACCTTCTGCCTACCGCTACCCTGCTTTCCGCCCAGGAACAGTTTTGTAACAGTTTTCAGTTTCGGAAACGCGCCTCCGCTGTTGCCCATCACAATGGAAGTCCTCAAAGCCGCTTTCCTGGTGGCCTGATTTTCAGCATTGAAAAATTCAGCTTCCCAGCTTTTACAGATGTTCATGGAAAAATCATCCCCGATTACACCGTTTGATTCCGTATTCAGGTGCTGCTCGGCATGGGCATAAATGGTTGCAGAAGCTGCGTTCAGCCATATTTTAGGCTGATGGACGCATTGATCGACAGCTTCCTGTAAAATCCTTGTGCTCTCAATCCTGGAAGCGTAGATTTCCTGCCTGTTCTTTTCGTTATACCGACAGTCGACAGATTTTCCGGTAAGGTTGATCAGTACATCCGCACCATCAAGGTAATTTTTCCAATCTCCAAGGGTGCGGGCATCCCAATAGATTTCATGTTCCTGTGCAGGTTTACGGGTCAAAATGAGTACATTATGCCCTTTTGATGCAAAGAACTTTTTTAAGCTGTCTCCGAGAAATCCGGTTCCGCCGGCAATGATAATTTTCATAATGTATTATATTGTATTAATGTACAATGTATTAATGTATAGGGTAGGTTCAATTGGTGGGTTTGATCAAAGGTAAAGAATGGATCAATGCTGTTGATCTTATTAGGGATCTATTCATTAATGCCCCATGATTAATCAAGCCGGATCCGCTAGGCGACATATTTTTTGATCTTTACTTCCACCGGCGAGCCTTCTGCCAGCATAACGGAAACAGGCTGCTGCTCATTCAGGCAGGCAAAATCGGTTCCGTACATCTTTTGGAAATCAAGGTCAAGCTGATGGTCTTTAACCTTGTACCAGTCCCATTTCGGATGGCATACTTCATATTCCGAAGTCCTGTTTTTCATCTTCGTAAAACCCGTAGTAATGTTCTGTGATAAATTCAAATTCCGAGTCTGATTCCATGGGCAATACCCTGTTTTCTGCAATCACTTCCATCGAATGCCAGCTTCTGTACTTCCATGAGTACCGAACCTGCAGTTCATCTCCATTAGCCTTCATTGCGTTGTTCATGGGCAGCGTCTGATAATGTTCTTTATATACGGAATTGGCGACCAGGCTTAAAGCAGGCTTCGGCACAATCTCTTTGATGAACACTACCCCCCTCTTCCAATCGCTGCCTTCTTTTTTCTTTACATAGAACCGGAGGTTGACCTCTTCAAAGTTGCGGTGGAAAGGAACAGACACTCCAAGCAGCCTGGTATTCAAAAACATAAATCCAACGAGGCTAACGTAACATGTACCCTGATAAAAATCCAGATCAGTACCTTCCGGCAGATACGGGATTAAAATTTCTGGATCGATTTCGTAATTAAAGATAACTAATTTGCGCCATTCGGCTTTGAGGAAATTCATATGTTGAGTATTAATGTATAATGTATTAATTTATAGTGTTTAATATGAATCTATAATCTATAATCTATAATCTATAATCTATAATCTATAATCTATAATCTATAATCTATAATCTATAATCTATAATCTATAATCTATAATCTATAATCTATAATCTATAATCTATAATAAACTACCCTTCATGAGTTTTCAGGATGCTTTCGGCGAATTGTTTCAGGTGACGATTCCTCTCCAGCAGAATATTTCTCATATAACGGGTCAGATAAAGTGCGTTAAAGGCCTTGCCGATTATTCCGAAAGGGGATTCAAAATCAAAAATATCGGTCATTACTGTTGCTTTTCCTTCAGATCTGAATATATGCTGGTGGTGCATAGACCGGAAAACACCCTGAATCATGATATCGGTAAATTCATATGGTCTGTCCATACTGATGATTTTTGAAGTGAGTGTCTGCTGTATGCCCAGATGCCGTGCTTTCCAGGTAACCGTCTCACCGGTTTCAATCAGTCCTGTTGTCCGGCCGGCAATGGCTATTTCTTCCGTATCTGACATTGAGTTTCGGTGAACATCAACATTCCTTGCCAGATCAAATACGGTAAGGATATCGGCATTGATCTTTGTTTTGAGGATAATTGCAGGCATAGCTTTTAGTTATGGTTACGCTTCAACATTTCAGTTTCCTTTACCTTTCGGTAATCCCGGTAGCAAATCAGGTAATAAGCGATGGCTAGAACCGGTGTACCGAATATACCGAACGCAAACATACCAAACATAAAACCGGTTATTGAATCCTGAAGTTTTAAACTGCAGGCAATGATGAGGATCAGGAACAACAGCATAAAAACCATGCTGATGCCGTAATAGATTTTGAAGGCAGGACGCCGAACATATTGCTTATTAAAAAATCTTTTGGCGGAGCTGATTATGTGCTCAAGGGCAATCAGGAAGTACACCATCACCGATGCGGCTGAATGTAATACGGCGATATCTATGACGAGGATAGCAATAAAAGCCAGGATAAGGTACGACTGGATATTGAAATCCAAAACAATAAACTTTTTCATAGCGGCATGTTTTTAACGTTGCTTTTAATACCGGCAGGGATTTAAAAATTCAGGAAATCCCCGCGGGTTCTTTTGTTCTGGAGTTTAAATGTAAAATACATCCAGACTTTAAAAAATATATTTTTCATTTTTAAGGGTAGGTTTTATGGGAGGCATGTTTGCGTCCTTTCAGGAATAAAAGAAGGTTCAGGAACATCATAATGCCGAGGTAGATGGAAAACTTACCGATCTTTTCGCTCAGGCTTACTACCAGGCTTTCTACCGTTTCGATCCGGTACAGTTCGATGATGCAGAGCGCGAAGCCGATGTTCAGAAGGTAAAACCCGATTTTAAACAGGGAATTGGTGGCCATGGCAATATCCTCTTTCTGATGGAAAATGTCCATCATGAATGTTTTGGAGTTCCTGAACAGAAACTGGGAAACGGTAACGGTGAGAATGAGCACTACCGGAAGGTAAATCATGTACGCTGAAAAGTTGTACGTTGCGGTGGTTAAAAGAGTTGCTGTCATGATATTTTATTTTAGAATTATTTTTTTTCTTAAAAAATAAAGGGTAAACAGGTTGATGTAATGCAGGACACAGAGGATTAGGAGAATATTCCCGGTGCGTACCGCTGTTACCGCCAGCAGCTGTTCTGCGGAATTTATAGGCGTCCAGGTTGTGAGGCTGACGGCAATATAGCCCAGGTTGATCAGGTAGTAACAGCCCAGCAATATCCTGTTGATGGTGAGGCAAAGCTCCGGGTCATGGATAAGATAGTCCAGGTAATAGATTCCGGCATGGTAACACCTTCTTCCCACATCCACTGTGATGTATGAGCTTACCGCCAGAAAAATGATATAAGAAATAATATTGAACATCTTATAAATATTATACTTTCAATAATTTTTGAAAATTAAACTGAAATAAAAAAGGATCTGATATCCTTTCTATTTCAACAGGTTGGTAATTTTCCCTACCAGCCAGTGGTCGTCGCTCTTGATCGCCAGGTCCATAATATTGTTGATCTTCCCCGTTACGGAACTGAAATCATCCATCAGCCGGATGAACTCTTTTGCTTCATCAGAATCCTTATCGTCGATGTCCTTCAGCTCTTCAAGGAAAGCAATCACAGGCTCTATTTCCCTTTTCCTTCTTTCTTTGGTAATTTGTTTAAACAGGAACCAAATATCTTTCTCTGCCACAAAATATTCTTTCCGGTCGCCCTTTACAAATTCCTTGCGTACGATTCCCCAGTCCATGAGGGCGCGTAGGTTCATATTGGCATTTCCCCTTGAAATTTCCAATTGCTCCATCACCTCATCGGTGGAGAGCGGCTTTACTGAAGAGATCAGCAGGGCATGCACTTGGGCCATTGTCCGGTTGATCCCCCAGTTGGTGGCGAAGGTTCCCCAGGTCTGAATATATTTTTCTTTGGCTTCTGAAAGTTTCATTGTCTTCTTTTTCTTTTTGAACGTCAACGTGCCGCTATCCGGTTGGTATCAGTTTCAATTCCTGTTACAAATATAATCATATTTCTTGAACTTTCAATAATAATTGAAAGTTCAATTATATTTTTTTATTTCCCGTCCTTAAACAGTCCTGGCAGCTATAAATTTTTACCGATCATTGCATCCAGAACGGGGATATTCAGATCTCCGGAATATAATATAATGCCTTGTTTATCAATAAGAATTATTTGTGGGAATGCAGAGACCCCGTAGTTTTCATTAACCGATGTATCTCCATTCACGGTATCATAATTAACTTTATGCCGGGCTACAAACTGATGGATTGCCTGTTGGCTGTCCGTGGTATTGATGGCCAGTATCTTTAAGCCGGAAACTCCGTAGCGGGTATTCAATGTATTGAGTTCAGGAACGGCTTTAATGCAGTAACTGCAGTTCCTGATCCAGAATTCCAGCAAAACGGGATGCCCTCGGAACTGCTGTAAACTCACTTTTTCGCCGGTCTCATTTTGTACCAGACTGAAATCAGGAGCGACCTGACCCGCATCAATCAGTTTTACCGATTCTCTTTTTTTCTCCTTGTATTCTTTCAGGTATGTTGAGTAATACCAGCTGTTTTCTTTAGGCTCTGTGGGATTAAGAACAATATGAGAGAAGTCTGTCCGGTTAATATCCCTGCTTCCTTTTTTAAGCTGGATATAGCTTACCGGCAGAAAACTTTTTTTGTCAACGATTATTTTATTATAAAACGTTATCTTTTCTGTGGTTACCGTAAATCTTTTCCCAAGGTAATCCGGATACCGGTCCTGGGTTTGGAAATTCAGAACATGGAACGGTTTCTTACCGATCAAAGTATCCTTAACCTGCTTTACAATGGTTTGGTCACCGATAACAGCCGGCAAAATATTCCTTAGCGTGATGATTGAGTTGTACAGCGCGGAAAGCCCTTCAAAATCTGAAGGCATAACTTTATTTTTGATCTGAATTGTCCTGTCTTCTGCAGAAGTTTCGAAAAGCTCAGTACTATTGAATACAGAAAATCCTGTTGTATCTCTGTACTGATACCGGAATCCTGCCAAATCATTTTCCTTACTGAAATCCACATACATTTCACCTTCTGACTTGCTGTGATAATCCTCCGCAGGATAAGTAAATTCCCTTGTATAATGATAGGAAATTGTTTTTACGGATTGTAGTTTTTCAGAAAGTTTCCTGAAAATCTTCAGATCATTTTCAGGGGTACCCGCACTAAGTCCTGTACTTACCGTTACGGATAACAGCAGCATGAGCCTGAATGGATAACAGAAGTTTTTCATGATATGTTTTTTAATGCACTCAAAAATACACAAATTTGCTTACCGGCTGAGAAAAATATGATATCCAGATTTCCGGACAATTCAACTAATACCATTCTTCAGACAAAAAAGCGGCCTCCTTCCGGAGGCAGCTCCACCACTACTTCTGAATCCCCCTGTACACATCCACCAACCTTATCAATTCCGATCTGTAGCCTTCATCATCTCTGTTTTTACCTTCCCGGGCCAATGCCCCGACCGCTTTGAGGTCTTTGTCTTTAATTAGTTGAGAATCCCTGAGGATCAGTCCGAACCATGCTACCGCAGATGCAAACCTGAAATCAGGGCCTGACTGTTCTATGCTTACCGGTACATTGTTTATCACTTTTATCATTTCAAGGCTCTTGTCACCGTCCGGCTTTTTGTAGCGGAATTTAATGGTGGCCAGTTCATTGCCTGAATTTGGGTTTTTCACCGATGCTGAATATTTCAGCATGTTTTCTTTAGGAATGAATTCCGAATGGACGTCTACTGGAATCACTTCATAGAGTGCCGTTACCGTATGCCCGCTTCCTAATTCGCCGGCATCAATGGCATCATTGGTAAAGTCTTCATTTCTCAGCTTCCTGTTTTCATATCCGATCAACCGGTAGGATTTGACGAACTTAGGATTGAACTCAATCTGGATCTTTACGTCTTTGGCTATCGCATACATGCTTCCGGCGAACTCTTTTCCCAGGA
This genomic window contains:
- a CDS encoding alpha-L-fucosidase, producing the protein MIGKCKTAALFFSLLMGSSALFSQAHNVSEGYQKPDDPLVVQNLEQWQDLKFGLFMHWGTYSQWGIVESWSLCPEDESWTQRKPEHGATYNEYVANYEHLQATFNPVQFNPKKWADAAKKAGMKYVVFTTKHHDGFAMFDTEESDYKITSPKTLFSKNPKADVTKEIFNTFRADGFKIGAYFSKPDWHSDDYWWPYFPPKDRNVNYDPKKYPERWENFKKFTFNQLNEITSKYGKIDILWLDGGWVRPFNTIDPKVEWQRTIKVEQDIDMDKIGTMARRNQPGIIIVDRTVPGKWENYVTPEQAVPEHALSIPWESCITMGDSFSYVPNDRYKSSQKIIETLIKIISRGGNYLMNIAPGPNGDYDPVVYERLKEIAGWMDVNQSAVFATRSIAPYHDGQVYYTRSKDGKTVNVFHIDESSDYKAPSTISFTLPELYKPKKLKILGTSSKIRWRQSGNQVEVTVPKDAKFTYSTVIQMTES
- a CDS encoding glycoside hydrolase family 3 N-terminal domain-containing protein codes for the protein MKRFRFKVTGVLILFQTVLAQGQKPLYKDPKQPVETRVKDLLSRMTPEEKFWQCFMIPGDLDHVPEDQYSHGIFGLQVSAANIGGGAAGQMLKYNADENAERLAAKINAIQKYFIEKSRLGIPVIPFDEALHGLVREGATAFPQAIALSASFNPELMKEVASAIAQESRLRGIRQILTPVVNLASDVRWGRTEETYGEDPFLTSVMGVSFVTPFEQAGIITTPKHFLANVGEGGRGFLPHPLE
- a CDS encoding TIGR01777 family oxidoreductase, translated to MKIIIAGGTGFLGDSLKKFFASKGHNVLILTRKPAQEHEIYWDARTLGDWKNYLDGADVLINLTGKSVDCRYNEKNRQEIYASRIESTRILQEAVDQCVHQPKIWLNAASATIYAHAEQHLNTESNGVIGDDFSMNICKSWEAEFFNAENQATRKAALRTSIVMGNSGGAFPKLKTVTKLFLGGKQGSGRQKVSWIHIDDFCRAVEWIIDHEEMSGAINVTAPLPLTNAEMMDKLRNRMKIPFGLNAAVWQLKIASFFLQTETELLLKSRNVYPEKLLQSGFSFAYPDMEMALKDLIK
- a CDS encoding glycoside hydrolase family 3 C-terminal domain-containing protein — translated: MREEGDSYPIHWSKRYLEETHLVPFHQAFSKGGSRSVMTAYNLLDGRPSTANEWLLTQKLKKEWNFKGFVISDASAVGGANVLHFTAKDYDDASAQAMNAGLDVIFQAEYQHYKLFIPPFLDGRISQQRIDDAVSRVLRAKFELGLFENPYVSDKEIRQLKLLDHKPVAEKAAMESFVLLQNNNHTLPVPETVKHILIVGADAEDARLGGYSGPGNRKTSILNGIKKFTANKNITIDYSRGIDWDVKTLTTVPAEFLSVNTLKGLKGSYFADTNLSGGPAFERLDQQLNFKWTLYSPNPEKLQPDQYSVRWKGQLEAPATGKYLVGLRGNDGFRMYLNGKLMIDQWEKLSYSIKTVEIDFVKGQKYDLTVEFREDRGEANIELVWNYGLKDYQKDFNDALRMAQNADYIIIAAGIHEGEFQDRSSLSLPGNQEAFISEVSKLNKPVTVILVGGSAIKTTSWKDKAGAILDVWYPGEEGGNAVAKVLFGAENPSGKLPLTFPVEEGQLPLSYNHHPTGRGNDYYDLSGEPLYPFGFGLSYTTFEISDLKLNRSDYSPAETIKAQVTVKNTGLKAGSEVVQLYVKDLLASVSRPVIELKGFQKVYLQPGESKQVTIELPVQQLQFLDEKMNWTVEKGTYRIMVGNSSKNLPLKQNITVTN
- a CDS encoding sialidase family protein, which produces MRTFISFLGCILLISCKNYQPVLVSREKIFTENTAGFRQCHASTLTETENGNIICSWFGGEHEGDRSVKIWLSEWNHQNWSVPKAVADGKGSGNTDYPAWNPVLYTLPKTDSVFMFYKAGPNPREWSCWLKTSADGGKNWSQPEELKSLIGPVKNRPLMLRNGDLVSPSSKEFTEKNWKVHLEWSTDRGKTWKVIPVNYQQKDVQVIQPSIIEHKNGVLQLLARSQQNKVMTSFSHDHGKQWTLWEETNLANPNSGTDAIRLKNNWLLMVYNPEISGKNWWEGRTKLNAAISKDGKQWKDVLVLENGKDGDEYSYPSVIQASDGKVHISYTWNRKSIVHAVIE
- a CDS encoding GbsR/MarR family transcriptional regulator, producing the protein MKLSEAKEKYIQTWGTFATNWGINRTMAQVHALLISSVKPLSTDEVMEQLEISRGNANMNLRALMDWGIVRKEFVKGDRKEYFVAEKDIWFLFKQITKERRKREIEPVIAFLEELKDIDDKDSDEAKEFIRLMDDFSSVTGKINNIMDLAIKSDDHWLVGKITNLLK
- a CDS encoding TlpA family protein disulfide reductase, which codes for MKNFCYPFRLMLLLSVTVSTGLSAGTPENDLKIFRKLSEKLQSVKTISYHYTREFTYPAEDYHSKSEGEMYVDFSKENDLAGFRYQYRDTTGFSVFNSTELFETSAEDRTIQIKNKVMPSDFEGLSALYNSIITLRNILPAVIGDQTIVKQVKDTLIGKKPFHVLNFQTQDRYPDYLGKRFTVTTEKITFYNKIIVDKKSFLPVSYIQLKKGSRDINRTDFSHIVLNPTEPKENSWYYSTYLKEYKEKKRESVKLIDAGQVAPDFSLVQNETGEKVSLQQFRGHPVLLEFWIRNCSYCIKAVPELNTLNTRYGVSGLKILAINTTDSQQAIHQFVARHKVNYDTVNGDTSVNENYGVSAFPQIILIDKQGIILYSGDLNIPVLDAMIGKNL
- a CDS encoding YqjF family protein yields the protein MNFLKAEWRKLVIFNYEIDPEILIPYLPEGTDLDFYQGTCYVSLVGFMFLNTRLLGVSVPFHRNFEEVNLRFYVKKKEGSDWKRGVVFIKEIVPKPALSLVANSVYKEHYQTLPMNNAMKANGDELQVRYSWKYRSWHSMEVIAENRVLPMESDSEFEFITEHYYGFYEDEKQDFGI
- a CDS encoding SRPBCC family protein; this encodes MPAIILKTKINADILTVFDLARNVDVHRNSMSDTEEIAIAGRTTGLIETGETVTWKARHLGIQQTLTSKIISMDRPYEFTDIMIQGVFRSMHHQHIFRSEGKATVMTDIFDFESPFGIIGKAFNALYLTRYMRNILLERNRHLKQFAESILKTHEG